The DNA sequence TGTGCTTCTTCCACGATTCGCTTTGTGGAATGTACATTGAGGCTAACGGAAAGTATGGCAATGTCCATTTTGGTAGTTAGTGCGGCTGATCTTCAGCCTAATATCGGGTAAATTTTACAATCGAGCCAATTTGTAGGTAGATTTTGACCAAAGCAATTATAACATTGATCAAAACGCTTCTAAATAAGTATTTTTGGTACTTTCAAAGTTTGTTAAAACTCGTTCGTACCGTAAATTTGTGGTAAAACCAACAGCTAATGAGCGGATTGATAAAATCTTCGATTGCCCGAAAAGTCGTCATGGCGCTTTCGGGTCTTTTTTTGGTCATTTTTTTGGTACTCCATGTCACCATTAACCTAGCTTCTGTCATTTCTCCTGATTTTTTTAATGAGGCTTCCCATTTTATGGGCTACAACCCGATCGTGCAATTTATCATGCAGCCCATTTTGATTGCCGGGGTCGTCATACATTTTGTCATGGGCTTTGTGCTGGAAATACAGAACAAAAGGGCCAGGGGCATCAATTATGTGAAATTTAAGGGCAGTGCCAATGCCTCGTGGGTCTCGCGAAACATGATCTATTCAGGTCTGGTGATCTTGGCCTTTCTCGGGTTGCATTTTTATGATTTCTGGATTCATGAAATGAATTACAAATATGTGGCTTCACTGCCTGAAGATCCCACCCGGTACTATGCCGAGACCGTCGAAAAATTTGAGCCAATATGGCGAACGGTACTCTATGTGGTATCATTTATATTACTGGCCCTGCACCTCTGGCACGGTTTTGCCTCCTCATTGCAATCAATGGGGGTGAAC is a window from the Muricauda sp. SCSIO 65647 genome containing:
- a CDS encoding succinate dehydrogenase cytochrome b subunit, whose protein sequence is MSGLIKSSIARKVVMALSGLFLVIFLVLHVTINLASVISPDFFNEASHFMGYNPIVQFIMQPILIAGVVIHFVMGFVLEIQNKRARGINYVKFKGSANASWVSRNMIYSGLVILAFLGLHFYDFWIHEMNYKYVASLPEDPTRYYAETVEKFEPIWRTVLYVVSFILLALHLWHGFASSLQSMGVNNKYTPGIKKFTKLFAVVVPLAFVFIAIYHHLNPITH